From one Spartinivicinus poritis genomic stretch:
- a CDS encoding rhodanese-like domain-containing protein, whose translation MISLNKSNIKTTYFSNLPTISLLLLSLFTYCNSYANHHFPHREKYKDVEVISTQELHKNYNSCLIIDVRSSVEFDVIHIKNAINISLGNRNFINKVKSTYQQSGKACVVFYCNGHSCEKSYKAVRKIGNEAKPSYAYDSGIFDWAQDYNHLTMLLDKTLDNKNKLISPDEYSSALMEKEHALARQNSLHIIDIRDSFQRTEDKIPFKARKRIPLSRIIPLLKRRIIKDNNLLFIDKVGKQNRWLHYYLKEYGYKNYSFLKGGATAFH comes from the coding sequence ATGATATCGCTAAATAAATCAAATATAAAAACGACCTACTTTAGCAATTTACCCACTATTTCATTACTACTACTCAGCTTATTTACCTATTGTAACAGTTACGCTAATCACCATTTTCCTCACCGAGAAAAATATAAGGATGTCGAAGTTATCAGCACACAAGAATTACATAAAAACTACAATAGTTGCCTTATTATTGATGTCAGGAGCAGTGTTGAATTTGATGTTATTCATATTAAAAATGCAATTAACATTTCATTAGGAAACAGAAATTTTATCAATAAAGTGAAATCTACCTATCAACAATCCGGCAAAGCCTGTGTTGTTTTCTACTGTAATGGGCATAGTTGCGAAAAATCCTATAAAGCCGTTAGAAAAATAGGTAATGAAGCCAAACCCAGCTATGCCTATGACAGTGGTATATTTGATTGGGCTCAAGACTATAATCACCTCACTATGCTACTCGATAAAACCCTTGACAACAAAAACAAACTCATTTCACCTGATGAATACAGCAGTGCGCTAATGGAAAAAGAGCATGCCCTTGCTCGTCAGAACAGTCTGCATATTATTGATATTCGGGACTCATTTCAGCGAACAGAAGATAAAATTCCCTTTAAAGCCAGAAAGCGGATACCACTCTCTAGAATTATTCCACTGTTAAAAAGACGAATCATAAAAGATAACAACTTGTTATTTATTGATAAAGTCGGCAAGCAAAACCGCTGGTTACATTACTATTTAAAAGAGTATGGCTACAAAAATTATTCCTTTTTAAAAGGGGGCGCGACTGCTTTCCATTAA